A genome region from Brassica oleracea var. oleracea cultivar TO1000 chromosome C2, BOL, whole genome shotgun sequence includes the following:
- the LOC106324071 gene encoding RNA-directed DNA polymerase homolog — MKGIDPSVTTHELNVDPTFKPIRQKRRKLGPKRSNAVNEEVDRLLNTGSITEVKYPEWLANPVIVKKKNGKCRVCVDFTDLNKACPKDNFHLPHIDRLVESTAGNELLTFMDAFSGYNQIMMHPDDREKTAFITDRRIYSYKVMPFGLKNAGTTYQRLINKMFAKRLGATMEVYIDDMLVKSQKAIDHIDYLKNCFFILNKYGMKLNPTKCTFGVMSGEFL; from the coding sequence ATGAAAGGGATCGACCCCAGCGTCACTACACACGAGCTCAACGTCGATCCAACATTCAAACCAATTCGTCAAAAAAGACGAAAGCTCGGCCCCAAACGATCAAATGCTGTCAATGAAGAGGTCGATCGATTGCTAAACACAGGCTCCATCACGGAAGTGAAGTATCCCGAATGGCTGGCAAACCCAGTCATTGTAAAGAAGAAGAATGGCAAATGCAGGGTCTGTGTCGACTTCACCGACCTCAACAAAGCATGTCCTAAAGACAACTTTCACCTCCCTCACATCGATCGACTCGTCGAATCAACAGCCGGCAACGAGCTGCTGACATTTATGGATGCCTTCTCTGGTTATAACCAAATAATGATGCATCCAGATGATCGAGAAAAAACTGCTTTCATCACTGACCGCAGGATATACAGCTACAAAGTAATGCCTTTCGGTCTCAAGAACGCCGGCACGACATACCAACGACTCATCAACAAAATGTTCGCCAAGCGATTGGGAGCCACAATGGAAGTATACATTGACGACATGTTGGTGAAATCCCAAAAGGCAATCGATCATATCGACTACCTCAAAAACTGTTTCTTCATCTTGAACAAGTATGGCATGAAACTCAATCCAACGAAATGCACTTTTGGTGTAATGTCCGGCGAATTCCTTTGA